GATCCCGCGCGGATTGGTCTCGATCCGGATTTCTTCCTGCAGATAGGCGTTTTCCAGTTCCAGCCGCTCGCGCAGCCGATCGACTTCGGCGAGCGCGGCGTGCAGCTTTTCATCGGCCTCGCGGCGCTGGCTGACGTCGCGAAACACGATCACCGCGCCGACCACCATGCTGCGGTCGCGGATCGGCGTTGAGGTATATTCGACCCACACCGGCGAGCCGTCCTTGCGCCAGAACACCTCGCCGTCGACGTTGTGCACGGCGCCGTCGCGGAACGCCGCATAGATCGGGCAATCCTCGTCGGGGTAATGACTGCCGTCATGGTGGCTGTGGTGGACGATCGGATGGATCGTCTTGCCGACCAGTTCCTCGGCGGCCCAGCCCAGCATCCGCTCCGCGGCGGGATTGACGAAGGTGGTCTTGCCCTCGGCATTGACGCCATAGATGCCTTCGCCGGCCGCGCGCAGGATCAGCTGGTTCTCCCGCTCGATATCCTGGAACACCCGCTCCACCCGCTGCCATGCGGCGAGCCCGCTGCGCATGTGGTCCTCGGCGGTGGCATCGACATATCGGCGGCGGCGCAGGTCGAGATCGCTCATGGTGAGCAGCACCAGCGAGCGCCCGTCATGCGGCAGCCGCGATCCCATATATTCGAGCCGCAGCGGCTGGCTGGTGGCGTGGCGCGGCGTCAGCGCATTGGTCCAGTACGCGCCCTTGTCGAGCACGGCCTGGGTGAACACGATGAGCGCGGGCAACTGCCCGGCGTGCAGGGCGCTGATCTTGGTTTCCCGCAGCAAGGCCCGGTCGTAGCCGAGCAGGGCGCAGGCGGCCGGATTGGCATCGATGATCTGGTCGGCGTGCGGATCGAGCAGCAGCGTCGGTTCGACCAGATAGTCGAAAGCCAGGGTGCGCAGATCGGCGTCGCGGACGGCTCCGGCAAAAGGTTGCGGCGCCAGCTCCATGCGAAAATACTCCGAAAATTCGTAATTCACCTACGATTTTTCGTATATCACGGATTTTCGTAATAGCCAATAATCCAGCGAAATGCTTGTGCCAATTAGGCAATCGCGGAAATCGGCATGTGGCATATTCCTTGCTGCTTCTGCCTCAGCTTTAGGCAGGAGGGCTTCATGTCCACATTCGACAATCCGTTCGATCCCGACCGCAGACTTCGCGCCGGTGGCTGTAGCTGCGGCCAGCATGGCAGCGAAGCCGAGCATCAGGCCGCGGCCCAATTGCAGATCCAGGCGTCGGTCGAGAGCGAGCAGAAGCGCTACGAGGGCGTGGTTGCTTCCGCGATCATGCGCGCGATGTTTCCGCAGGATGTGGCGCGTCGCGCCTTCCTCAAATCGGTCGGGGCCGCCACCGCCGCCGCGGCATTGTCGCAATTCTTTCCGCTGAAGACCGCGACCGAAGCCTTCGCGCAAGGCGGACCGCTGGAAAAGAAGGACCTCAAGGTCGGCTTCATTCCGATCACCTGTGCGACGCCGATCATCATGGCGGCGCCGATGGGGTTCTATTCCAAGAACGGCCTCAACGTCGAAGTCATCAAGACCGCCGGCTGGGCCGTGATCCGCGACAAGACCATCAACAAGGAATACGACGCGGCCCACATGCTGTCGCCGATGCCGCTCGCCATCACCATGGGCGTCGGCTCCAACCCGCTGCCCTACACCATGCCGGCGGTGGAAAACATCAACGGCCAGGCGATCACGCTGGCGGTCAAGCACAAGGACAAGCGCAACCCGAAGGACTGGAAGGGTTTCAAGTTCGCGGTTCCCTTCGACTATTCGATGCACAACTACCTGCTGCGCTACTATCTCGCCGAGCACGGCATCGACCCGGATGCCGACGTGCAGATCCGCGCGGTGCCGCCGCCGGAAATGGTCGCCAATCTGCGCGCCGACAACATCGACGGCTTTCTCGGGCCCGATCCGATGAACCAGCGCGCGGTCTATGACGGCGTCGGATTCATCCACATCCTGACCAAGGATATCTGGGAAGGCCATCCGTGCTGCGCCTTCGCCGCATCGAAGGAATTCATCACCTCGATGCCGAACACCTATGGCGCGCTGCTGAAATCCATCATCGAGGCGACCGCATTCGCGCACAAGGCCGAGAACCGCAAGCAGATCGCCGAAGCCATCGCGCCGGCGAACTACCTGAACCAGCCGCAGATCGTGCTCGAGCAGATCCTCACCGGCACCTTCGCCGACGGCCTCGGCAATATCGTGAAGCAGCCGAACCGCGTCGATTTCGATCCGTTCCCCTGGCAGTCGTTTGCGATCTGGATCATGACGCAGATGAAGCGCTGGGGTCAGGTCAAGGGCGACATCGACTACGCCGGGATCGCTTCCCAAGTCTATCTCG
The genomic region above belongs to Bradyrhizobium sediminis and contains:
- a CDS encoding CmpA/NrtA family ABC transporter substrate-binding protein produces the protein MSTFDNPFDPDRRLRAGGCSCGQHGSEAEHQAAAQLQIQASVESEQKRYEGVVASAIMRAMFPQDVARRAFLKSVGAATAAAALSQFFPLKTATEAFAQGGPLEKKDLKVGFIPITCATPIIMAAPMGFYSKNGLNVEVIKTAGWAVIRDKTINKEYDAAHMLSPMPLAITMGVGSNPLPYTMPAVENINGQAITLAVKHKDKRNPKDWKGFKFAVPFDYSMHNYLLRYYLAEHGIDPDADVQIRAVPPPEMVANLRADNIDGFLGPDPMNQRAVYDGVGFIHILTKDIWEGHPCCAFAASKEFITSMPNTYGALLKSIIEATAFAHKAENRKQIAEAIAPANYLNQPQIVLEQILTGTFADGLGNIVKQPNRVDFDPFPWQSFAIWIMTQMKRWGQVKGDIDYAGIASQVYLATDATRLMKEAGLTPPTTTTKSFSVMGKTFDPAKPEEYLNSFKIRKAS